A genomic stretch from Phycisphaerae bacterium includes:
- a CDS encoding imidazole glycerol phosphate synthase cyclase subunit, giving the protein MQNDRKVKIMPCLDMRNGRVVKGVHFVNIKDAGDPVECAKAYCHAGADELAMLDITATVENRPTMLDVVRKVALVTTIPFTVGGGISDLKTAEAVLKAGANKISTSSAAFRKPQMISEMIKQFGAEKVTVAIDVDKNPALPSGYEVYIDGGRTATGTDAVEWAKKIDSFGVKVILPTSKAADGAKTGYDLPLIKAIAETTGAEIVASGGAGEMKHFLEAVKAGATILLAASVFHFNIIEISKLKAYLRQEGIKVIL; this is encoded by the coding sequence ATGCAAAACGACAGAAAAGTAAAAATTATGCCGTGTCTTGATATGCGAAACGGAAGAGTCGTAAAAGGCGTTCACTTCGTCAATATAAAAGACGCAGGCGACCCTGTAGAATGCGCCAAGGCCTATTGCCATGCCGGCGCAGATGAACTCGCCATGCTCGATATCACCGCAACAGTCGAAAACAGGCCGACAATGCTCGATGTCGTCAGAAAAGTCGCTCTTGTAACCACCATTCCATTTACCGTTGGAGGCGGAATCAGCGATTTGAAAACGGCTGAGGCAGTCCTTAAGGCAGGCGCCAATAAAATTTCGACAAGCAGCGCAGCGTTTCGAAAACCGCAGATGATATCCGAAATGATAAAACAGTTCGGCGCAGAAAAAGTGACCGTAGCTATCGATGTCGATAAAAACCCCGCACTGCCGAGCGGATATGAAGTTTATATCGACGGCGGAAGAACAGCGACCGGAACGGATGCGGTCGAATGGGCAAAAAAAATAGATTCGTTCGGCGTAAAAGTAATCCTGCCGACAAGCAAGGCCGCCGACGGTGCAAAAACTGGCTATGATTTGCCCCTGATAAAAGCAATAGCAGAGACGACAGGCGCTGAAATCGTGGCGTCAGGCGGGGCAGGGGAAATGAAACATTTCCTGGAAGCTGTAAAGGCCGGGGCGACAATTTTGCTCGCGGCTTCGGTTTTTCATTTTAATATTATTGAAATTTCAAAGCTAAAAGCTTATTTAAGACAAGAAGGAATAAAAGTAATTCTTTGA
- a CDS encoding GIY-YIG nuclease family protein produces the protein MWYVYILKMADGEYYAGSTNNLQRRMQEHSSGREISTKWRLPVILEAYIAVKSEKTARRLEKYLKTSSGKATLRKRILPDDDSIK, from the coding sequence ATGTGGTACGTATACATTCTAAAAATGGCTGATGGTGAATATTATGCCGGCTCAACTAACAACCTGCAAAGGCGAATGCAGGAACATTCAAGCGGACGAGAAATCTCTACAAAGTGGAGACTGCCAGTCATATTGGAAGCTTATATCGCAGTTAAATCAGAAAAAACAGCACGTCGTCTTGAAAAATATTTAAAAACATCGTCCGGAAAGGCAACACTAAGAAAAAGAATTTTGCCAGACGACGACTCGATTAAATAA
- a CDS encoding RraA family protein, whose translation MKNKQPKVMIPVLAMITIPVCILLLVLSATAEPNVPTDTNAMKTKVNDANTQDANEVLRRGKNYIETKVYSEQEDKQILELFKGMRVSDVVDGMDKVGLKNIGVMSQDIKPLWRDTEHFAHRIIGIAVTARYVPTNKPNLPQMETRAFDAWIDQWYKNISSEPFTLLIRRGTTVLVIEEAGETDTGTMGSLNGMYWKYLGCLGVVTSNTVRDTDELTTEKVPVYFKKAGRGIRPGRNEIESVNRPIVCGNVLVEPGDVIVADGDGVVVVPRAKAKEVAEYAKLTLEPDKERRRWLYQKLGLPSDDSVK comes from the coding sequence ATGAAAAATAAACAACCGAAGGTAATGATTCCAGTTTTAGCGATGATTACAATTCCAGTTTGTATTTTGCTATTAGTGTTATCGGCAACGGCTGAGCCGAATGTGCCGACTGACACAAACGCTATGAAAACGAAAGTAAATGACGCTAATACGCAAGACGCCAATGAAGTATTGAGAAGAGGAAAGAATTACATTGAGACAAAGGTTTACAGCGAACAGGAAGATAAACAGATACTGGAGCTTTTCAAAGGAATGCGCGTATCCGACGTCGTGGACGGGATGGACAAGGTCGGGCTGAAGAATATCGGGGTGATGTCGCAGGATATTAAACCGCTGTGGCGGGATACCGAACATTTTGCGCACCGTATCATCGGCATCGCGGTAACGGCGCGATACGTTCCCACGAATAAACCCAATTTGCCGCAGATGGAGACCAGGGCATTCGACGCGTGGATCGACCAGTGGTATAAAAATATATCCTCCGAGCCGTTTACGCTTCTGATTCGCAGGGGCACCACAGTGCTGGTCATTGAAGAGGCCGGCGAAACGGATACGGGCACAATGGGGTCGCTCAACGGTATGTACTGGAAATATCTTGGATGCCTCGGCGTGGTTACAAGCAATACCGTGCGCGATACCGACGAACTTACCACTGAGAAGGTTCCAGTGTATTTTAAAAAGGCCGGCAGGGGAATTCGGCCCGGCAGAAACGAGATAGAATCCGTGAACAGGCCGATAGTATGCGGCAATGTTCTGGTCGAGCCGGGCGATGTTATCGTCGCAGACGGTGACGGCGTAGTGGTCGTTCCGAGGGCAAAGGCAAAGGAAGTCGCCGAGTACGCAAAGCTGACACTTGAGCCGGATAAGGAAAGACGGCGATGGCTGTATCAGAAATTAGGTTTGCCGAGCGACGACTCGGTTAAATAA
- the uvrB gene encoding excinuclease ABC subunit UvrB, with product MSKFQLISKFTPKGDQPQAIEQLAGGLKTGRQYQTLHGVTGSGKTFTMANVIAQYQRPALVISHNKTLAAQLYEEFKELFPNNAVEYFVSYYDYYQPEAYIPQRDIYIEKDASRNDELDRLRLAATASLTSREDVIIVASVSCIFGLGSPEDYKASVIGIKVGETVERNELLGRLSDVQYARNDVDFHRGTFRVRGDVVELWPSYESFAVRLEFFGDEIEKINYINPTSGEILASEQQLFVYPAGHYVMPAERIELATASIKAELDQRLMKLRQDGKLLEAQRLAARTMYDLEMLKEVGFCSGIENYSRHLSGLPAGSRPYTLIDYFGDNFLLFIDESHVTIPQIRAMHAGDKSRKQVLVEHGFRLPSAMDNRPLRFEEFQENWKRVIFVSATPAEFELNLSKGAVVEQIVRPTGLIDPEIFIQPASNQIPHLLDQIEKHIQLKQRVLVTTLTKRLAEDLSAYITKKGFRCRYLHSEIKTLDRVGILRDLRLGEFDVLVGINLLREGLDLPEVSLVAILDADKEGFLRSHTSLIQTIGRTARNVDAKVFLYADKVTDSMQKAIDETERRRTIQIQYNKDHNITPETIKKQIYTGLQDKLKARQIAQQAVSLSDSEYDAAEIAVQIEKEMLEAAEKLDFERAAFLRDQLKELKELPQIGKQK from the coding sequence ATGTCTAAGTTTCAGTTAATAAGTAAGTTTACACCTAAAGGCGACCAGCCGCAGGCGATAGAACAACTTGCCGGGGGTTTAAAAACCGGCAGACAGTACCAGACCCTGCACGGAGTTACCGGAAGCGGAAAAACATTCACGATGGCTAACGTCATCGCGCAATATCAACGGCCTGCACTTGTAATCAGCCATAATAAGACACTGGCGGCGCAGCTTTACGAAGAATTCAAAGAACTCTTTCCCAATAACGCTGTCGAATATTTCGTCAGCTATTACGATTATTATCAGCCTGAAGCGTATATTCCGCAGCGGGATATTTATATCGAAAAAGACGCGTCACGAAACGATGAACTGGACAGGCTTCGGCTTGCGGCGACGGCAAGTCTGACCAGCAGGGAAGATGTGATTATCGTTGCATCGGTATCGTGCATATTCGGTCTGGGTTCGCCGGAAGATTACAAAGCCAGCGTTATAGGTATAAAAGTCGGTGAAACTGTCGAGCGAAACGAACTGCTGGGCAGGCTCTCCGACGTTCAGTACGCAAGAAACGATGTGGATTTTCACCGCGGCACGTTCAGGGTTCGCGGCGATGTCGTGGAACTTTGGCCCAGCTACGAATCGTTCGCGGTAAGGCTCGAATTTTTCGGCGATGAGATAGAAAAAATAAATTACATCAATCCGACAAGCGGAGAAATTCTGGCGTCCGAACAGCAATTGTTCGTATATCCTGCCGGTCATTATGTTATGCCTGCCGAGCGGATTGAACTTGCCACGGCAAGTATAAAAGCGGAACTCGACCAGCGGCTTATGAAATTAAGGCAGGACGGCAAACTGCTCGAAGCTCAAAGGCTTGCGGCAAGGACGATGTACGACCTTGAAATGCTCAAGGAAGTAGGGTTTTGCAGCGGGATTGAAAATTACTCACGGCATTTGAGCGGGCTGCCGGCGGGTTCGAGACCTTATACGCTGATTGATTATTTCGGCGATAATTTTCTTTTGTTCATCGACGAATCGCACGTAACGATACCGCAGATTCGCGCGATGCATGCGGGAGACAAGAGCAGGAAACAAGTTTTAGTCGAACACGGATTCCGGCTGCCAAGCGCGATGGATAACAGGCCGCTGCGATTCGAGGAGTTTCAGGAGAACTGGAAACGTGTGATATTTGTTTCGGCGACGCCTGCGGAGTTCGAATTGAATCTGAGCAAAGGGGCGGTCGTCGAGCAGATAGTAAGGCCGACGGGACTGATTGACCCGGAGATATTTATTCAGCCTGCATCGAACCAGATTCCGCATCTGCTCGACCAGATTGAAAAACATATACAGTTAAAACAGCGTGTACTTGTTACGACGCTGACGAAAAGACTCGCGGAGGATTTATCCGCTTATATAACTAAAAAAGGTTTTCGGTGCAGATACCTGCACAGTGAAATAAAGACGCTTGACCGTGTTGGGATTTTGCGGGATTTGCGGTTGGGCGAGTTCGATGTGCTGGTGGGGATAAATCTTTTGCGTGAAGGACTGGATTTGCCGGAGGTTTCGCTGGTGGCGATTCTCGACGCGGACAAAGAAGGCTTCCTGCGGAGCCATACATCGCTTATTCAGACCATAGGCAGAACGGCAAGAAATGTCGACGCAAAGGTGTTTTTATACGCTGATAAAGTGACGGATTCGATGCAAAAAGCAATTGACGAAACGGAACGCCGGCGTACAATACAGATTCAATATAATAAAGACCATAATATTACGCCGGAAACGATTAAAAAACAGATATATACCGGTCTGCAGGACAAATTAAAGGCGCGACAAATCGCTCAACAGGCGGTAAGTCTGAGCGATAGTGAATATGACGCGGCGGAAATCGCCGTGCAGATAGAAAAGGAAATGCTGGAAGCGGCGGAAAAACTCGACTTCGAACGAGCGGCATTTTTAAGAGACCAATTGAAAGAATTAAAAGAACTGCCGCAGATAGGAAAACAAAAATGA
- the nadC gene encoding carboxylating nicotinate-nucleotide diphosphorylase, which produces MKSLDTKRVSQLIDMAIEEDYGGRDLSSELMIPANATGKSYIITREEIVVSGMNIAKETLKRYNPKLKLKILKRDGQRANVADRLGVIEGPLRSMLSAERVVLNFLQRLCGIATMTYKYVHAVRGTKAKIYDTRKTIPGWRELEKYAVRCGKGHNHRFSLREAVMFKDNHIAQLGKNFEPRLRELVKKARNIEGVKFVCVEVDHVDDQLNHVLKVPGIDVVLLDNMGQWQYKHAVAMRDKMCRNKWTPQLEASGGITLNNVRAIALCGVDRISIGAITHGAISVDIGLDREF; this is translated from the coding sequence ATGAAAAGCCTAGACACCAAAAGAGTAAGTCAACTTATCGATATGGCCATTGAGGAAGATTACGGCGGCAGAGACCTGTCGAGCGAACTTATGATTCCGGCCAATGCGACTGGGAAATCCTATATCATAACCCGCGAGGAAATCGTTGTGAGCGGTATGAATATCGCCAAAGAAACGCTGAAAAGATATAATCCGAAACTGAAGCTGAAAATACTCAAACGCGACGGGCAGAGGGCCAATGTGGCCGACAGGCTGGGCGTAATCGAAGGGCCGTTACGGTCGATGCTGAGCGCCGAACGGGTGGTACTGAATTTTCTGCAGAGACTTTGCGGCATAGCTACGATGACTTATAAATATGTTCACGCGGTCCGCGGGACAAAAGCGAAAATATACGATACACGCAAGACGATACCGGGCTGGCGGGAACTCGAGAAATACGCAGTTCGATGCGGCAAAGGACATAATCATCGATTCAGTCTGCGGGAAGCGGTAATGTTCAAGGATAATCATATCGCGCAGCTCGGGAAGAATTTTGAGCCGAGACTAAGAGAGCTTGTTAAAAAAGCGAGGAACATCGAAGGGGTAAAATTTGTCTGCGTTGAAGTCGACCATGTTGACGACCAGCTTAATCACGTTTTGAAAGTGCCCGGCATAGATGTTGTGCTGCTGGATAATATGGGTCAGTGGCAGTATAAACACGCGGTCGCAATGAGAGATAAGATGTGCAGGAATAAATGGACGCCTCAACTGGAAGCGAGCGGCGGAATTACGCTGAATAACGTAAGAGCAATCGCACTTTGCGGGGTGGACAGAATTTCCATAGGAGCGATAACGCACGGCGCGATTTCAGTTGATATCGGCCTTGACAGGGAATTCTAA
- a CDS encoding biotin--[acetyl-CoA-carboxylase] ligase gives MNRDCLDADIIKANLDTSRIGREIIIYKSTSSTNDVASEYAKGGEKNDGLVVFAEHQTSGRGRRGNKWFDGKNKSVLCSILLSNPKIGPDVITLAAAVAVAETIDRCGKNEAKIKWPNDVLVDDKKVAGILIEKKQKFFIVGIGINCHQQKTDFSKELEDSATSIDVQCGTVCDRNGLARRLMFNFECCLEIAEENCDEIVEKWRNRSMLTGKRITVEHNGRQFTGNCLGVEPSEGLILHLERGGVKMFDAASTTIIKY, from the coding sequence TTGAATCGCGATTGTTTAGACGCTGATATAATTAAAGCGAATCTTGATACCAGCCGAATCGGCAGAGAAATAATAATTTATAAAAGCACATCGAGCACGAACGATGTCGCATCTGAATACGCAAAGGGCGGCGAAAAAAACGACGGCCTTGTGGTTTTCGCGGAACATCAAACCTCCGGCAGGGGACGGCGGGGCAATAAGTGGTTCGACGGTAAAAACAAAAGCGTATTGTGCTCGATACTGCTGAGCAATCCTAAAATTGGTCCGGATGTGATAACGCTTGCCGCGGCGGTTGCGGTGGCGGAAACAATCGACAGATGCGGCAAAAACGAGGCGAAAATCAAATGGCCCAACGATGTGCTTGTCGATGATAAAAAGGTCGCGGGGATACTTATCGAGAAAAAACAAAAATTCTTCATAGTCGGCATCGGCATCAACTGCCATCAGCAAAAAACGGATTTTTCCAAAGAACTTGAGGATTCCGCCACGAGTATAGATGTTCAATGCGGCACAGTCTGCGACAGAAACGGGCTTGCGAGGAGATTAATGTTCAATTTTGAATGTTGCCTTGAAATCGCGGAAGAAAATTGCGATGAAATAGTTGAAAAATGGCGCAACAGGAGTATGCTGACAGGCAAAAGGATAACCGTCGAGCATAACGGCAGGCAATTTACCGGTAACTGCCTTGGCGTTGAACCGTCCGAAGGACTTATATTACATCTCGAACGGGGCGGGGTCAAAATGTTCGATGCGGCTTCGACTACAATAATAAAATATTAA
- the lpdA gene encoding dihydrolipoyl dehydrogenase, which translates to MAEKFDIAVIGSGPGGYAAAIRCSQKGATVAIIEKEQIGGTCLNRGCIPSKTLLASAHIFNLAKNAGAFGVDIENPKVNWPKMQSRKEMVVTGFRKGLTGLIGSNKVKIFQGTGLLAAKNKIAVQGNTPAEIEAAKIIIATGSVPVEIPFMRFDGKTIISSTEALSLSEIPKSMVIIGGGVIGCEMACVYSSVGAKITIVEALPSILPFEDEWVGQMLTREFKKSGIDVITGKKVTACEKTDSGVKLSLEDGTLIEAEKVLVSVGRKASCDKQTIDNLSLEMKGSVIKVNDRMETSVSGVYAIGDAVGTTYLAHGAFLEAEIAADNAMGKEVHIEDYSLVPKAVYTFPEVASVGKNETKCKQAGVDYTVGKAFFRANGRSLAHNETAGEVRVVRDRKTDKIVGVTMVGASVTEMIAAARALLGSNEKIDEISFAHPTVSEVLKEAWEDAFGLSLHTPPRT; encoded by the coding sequence ATGGCTGAAAAATTCGATATCGCTGTAATAGGTTCGGGGCCGGGCGGATATGCGGCTGCGATAAGATGCTCGCAAAAAGGCGCAACTGTCGCGATTATTGAAAAAGAACAAATCGGCGGAACCTGCCTTAACAGGGGCTGCATCCCGTCAAAGACTCTGCTGGCATCGGCGCATATTTTTAATCTTGCCAAAAACGCAGGCGCCTTCGGCGTCGATATCGAAAATCCGAAAGTAAACTGGCCGAAGATGCAGAGCCGAAAAGAAATGGTTGTAACGGGATTCAGAAAAGGTCTGACAGGCCTGATTGGAAGCAATAAAGTAAAAATTTTTCAGGGGACAGGACTACTTGCAGCAAAAAATAAAATCGCCGTGCAGGGAAATACGCCGGCGGAAATAGAAGCGGCAAAAATAATCATTGCTACCGGCTCTGTTCCTGTTGAAATACCGTTTATGCGTTTCGACGGTAAAACAATAATAAGCAGTACGGAAGCATTGTCCCTGTCAGAGATACCGAAATCGATGGTCATAATCGGCGGGGGAGTTATCGGCTGTGAAATGGCATGCGTTTATTCGAGCGTCGGGGCGAAAATTACCATTGTCGAGGCGTTGCCGAGCATTCTGCCGTTCGAGGATGAATGGGTGGGACAGATGCTAACGAGGGAATTCAAGAAATCGGGCATAGATGTAATCACAGGCAAAAAGGTAACTGCCTGTGAAAAAACTGATTCAGGCGTAAAACTTTCTCTCGAAGACGGGACGTTAATCGAGGCTGAGAAGGTTCTGGTTTCTGTCGGCAGAAAGGCATCGTGCGATAAGCAGACTATCGATAATCTATCGCTCGAAATGAAAGGTTCGGTTATAAAAGTCAACGACAGAATGGAAACAAGCGTGTCAGGCGTTTACGCGATTGGCGATGCAGTAGGGACAACATATCTGGCTCATGGCGCGTTTCTCGAGGCTGAGATAGCGGCTGATAACGCGATGGGTAAGGAAGTTCATATAGAAGATTATTCACTTGTGCCGAAAGCTGTTTATACATTTCCTGAAGTCGCTTCGGTCGGGAAAAATGAAACCAAATGCAAACAGGCGGGGGTTGATTACACGGTGGGCAAGGCATTTTTCAGGGCCAACGGCAGAAGCCTTGCGCATAATGAAACTGCTGGCGAAGTAAGAGTTGTGCGGGACAGGAAAACAGATAAAATCGTCGGAGTAACGATGGTCGGGGCCAGTGTTACCGAAATGATCGCCGCGGCCAGGGCTCTTCTTGGCAGCAATGAAAAAATAGACGAAATTTCGTTCGCACATCCGACAGTTTCAGAGGTACTCAAGGAGGCATGGGAAGACGCCTTCGGATTGAGCCTTCATACACCGCCGAGAACTTAA
- the raiA gene encoding ribosome-associated translation inhibitor RaiA, translated as MDIRIIGKHMEMTEVIKTRIEEKVAGLPKFYSSVLDVEVIVEGGKDGVTNSAEVIVRSRHNHVFVAKHTGPDIDICVDEAVRKVERQVTKQKEKERDNKHVDNKNVESEVE; from the coding sequence TTGGACATTAGAATAATCGGTAAACATATGGAAATGACGGAAGTTATCAAAACGAGGATTGAGGAGAAAGTCGCCGGACTTCCCAAATTTTACAGCAGCGTTCTTGATGTGGAAGTTATCGTCGAAGGCGGCAAAGACGGAGTGACAAACAGCGCAGAAGTAATCGTAAGGTCGCGACATAACCATGTTTTCGTAGCCAAACATACCGGTCCGGATATAGATATATGCGTAGACGAAGCAGTAAGGAAAGTTGAACGGCAAGTTACGAAACAAAAAGAAAAAGAACGAGACAACAAACATGTAGACAACAAGAATGTAGAAAGTGAAGTGGAATAA
- a CDS encoding PTS sugar transporter subunit IIA, translating to MKIADVICAKAIVPKLEAVKRDEAIKELVNALDKAGKIGKDNIADVAKAVIKRENEASTGIGRGVAVPHIRHKAVKKVVAAIGISATGIDFSALDKQPVYTIILLISPVEGDQHLQAMEAIFEHLQNDNFRKFLKQSETVDQIKELLVEADQNPSW from the coding sequence ATGAAAATAGCAGATGTTATATGCGCCAAAGCTATAGTACCCAAGCTCGAGGCGGTAAAAAGAGACGAAGCAATAAAGGAACTTGTCAATGCTCTCGATAAGGCCGGGAAAATCGGCAAGGACAACATTGCTGATGTGGCAAAGGCCGTTATCAAAAGAGAAAATGAGGCGAGCACGGGCATAGGCAGGGGCGTTGCAGTGCCGCATATCAGACACAAAGCCGTGAAAAAAGTCGTTGCGGCCATCGGAATAAGCGCGACAGGGATTGATTTTTCTGCTTTGGACAAGCAGCCGGTTTATACCATAATTCTGCTGATAAGCCCTGTCGAAGGCGACCAGCACCTTCAGGCGATGGAAGCTATATTCGAGCATCTTCAAAATGATAATTTCCGGAAATTTCTCAAACAGTCTGAAACAGTGGACCAGATAAAGGAATTGCTGGTTGAAGCCGACCAGAATCCATCGTGGTAG
- a CDS encoding HPr family phosphocarrier protein: MLAGTVSQTEVEIKNANGLHMRPAMQFVDTASRFTSEVEVSNGQTAVNGKSIMHMAMLAAAAGTKLTITAKGSDSQQAIEALKDLVENKLFDEPAWQPMDKTAE, translated from the coding sequence TTGTTGGCAGGGACAGTCAGTCAAACGGAGGTTGAAATAAAGAACGCCAACGGCCTGCATATGCGGCCGGCGATGCAGTTCGTAGATACTGCAAGCCGATTTACGAGCGAAGTAGAAGTGAGCAACGGGCAAACCGCTGTTAACGGGAAAAGCATTATGCATATGGCAATGCTGGCAGCGGCGGCAGGAACAAAATTGACAATAACCGCCAAAGGGTCCGATTCGCAGCAGGCAATAGAGGCGTTAAAAGACCTTGTGGAAAATAAACTATTCGATGAGCCGGCCTGGCAGCCTATGGATAAAACTGCCGAATGA
- the ptsP gene encoding phosphoenolpyruvate--protein phosphotransferase, whose protein sequence is MEIKKGIAVSPGIAIARSLVIDSEDYRIPRRSIMPSVKVLEVKRVRDAFKSAVAELERIHSGEDIAEGKIKDIFAVHLRFLKDKNLRKRITDLVYNELLTAEYAVSTTLRDIANHFASVQDKYISERAADIYDIEKRLLKHLLGGKREDVDHINHEVVIVAHELSPTQTASFDKKFIKGFATDAGGRTSHTAIVARSLGIPAVVGLEDVTRNVAPMATVIIDGNRGVVIIEPDEATIKEYEQHAVEFERLERELDTLRDMDAVTRDGVAIELFGNIEFPHEAEMVLDKGGQGIGLYRTEFLYLYSETEPTEEDHYRAYSEVIRAFGNMPIIIRTMDLGADKFTQSKRFTREPNPFLGLRSIRFCLQNLVLFKTQLRAILRASVNGDLRIMFPLISSLHELRQAKMILRDVMEDLDEDGIKYNPNMPVGIMVETPSAALTASILAAESDFFSIGTNDLIQYTLAVDRGNERVSNLYSGADPAIVNLLRSIIHDANKAKISASICGEMASEPEYIMLLLGLGFRTFSIAPPIIPEIKKLVRSVTIESCNVIARKALTMNSEREVINYLRSAAMKILPEVF, encoded by the coding sequence ATGGAAATAAAAAAAGGAATTGCCGTTTCGCCTGGGATAGCTATCGCCAGGTCTCTTGTAATAGATTCGGAGGACTACCGGATACCAAGACGGTCTATAATGCCGTCAGTTAAAGTACTGGAAGTCAAACGTGTCAGGGACGCTTTTAAAAGCGCGGTAGCGGAACTCGAAAGAATCCACTCCGGCGAAGATATCGCGGAAGGAAAGATAAAAGATATTTTCGCGGTTCATCTGCGATTCTTAAAAGATAAGAACCTCAGGAAACGAATCACCGATTTGGTTTATAACGAACTTCTGACCGCGGAATACGCGGTTTCGACGACACTTCGCGATATAGCCAACCATTTTGCCTCCGTTCAGGATAAATATATCAGCGAACGCGCGGCGGATATCTATGATATCGAGAAGCGTCTGCTTAAACATCTGCTTGGCGGAAAGCGCGAAGATGTTGACCATATAAATCATGAGGTTGTGATTGTCGCGCACGAACTAAGCCCCACGCAGACGGCGAGTTTCGATAAGAAATTCATAAAAGGCTTCGCGACCGATGCCGGCGGCAGAACGAGCCATACCGCTATCGTAGCCCGTTCGCTGGGCATTCCCGCGGTAGTAGGCCTCGAAGATGTTACGAGAAATGTCGCGCCGATGGCGACAGTGATAATAGACGGCAACCGCGGCGTTGTCATTATAGAGCCGGACGAAGCGACGATAAAAGAATATGAGCAGCATGCTGTAGAATTCGAAAGGCTCGAAAGAGAACTCGACACCCTGCGGGATATGGACGCGGTTACCCGCGACGGAGTGGCGATAGAGCTATTCGGAAATATTGAATTTCCGCATGAAGCGGAAATGGTGCTCGACAAGGGCGGGCAGGGAATAGGTCTTTACCGTACAGAGTTTTTATATCTTTACAGCGAGACCGAGCCTACTGAAGAAGACCATTACAGGGCATACAGCGAAGTTATCAGAGCCTTCGGCAATATGCCTATAATAATAAGAACGATGGACCTCGGAGCCGATAAGTTCACGCAGAGCAAACGCTTCACCCGCGAACCGAATCCGTTTCTCGGTTTGCGTTCAATCAGGTTCTGTCTGCAGAATCTTGTATTGTTCAAAACACAATTGCGGGCGATTCTGCGGGCATCGGTTAACGGCGATTTACGGATAATGTTTCCGCTGATAAGCAGTCTGCACGAACTTCGGCAGGCGAAAATGATATTGCGTGATGTGATGGAAGACCTCGACGAAGACGGGATAAAATACAATCCGAATATGCCGGTGGGCATAATGGTCGAGACGCCGTCGGCAGCGCTTACGGCATCGATACTTGCCGCTGAAAGCGATTTTTTCAGTATAGGAACAAACGACCTGATTCAATATACTCTCGCGGTGGACCGAGGAAATGAACGGGTTTCCAACCTTTACTCCGGAGCGGACCCTGCGATAGTAAATCTTCTTCGCAGTATTATACATGACGCAAATAAGGCGAAAATAAGCGCGAGTATCTGCGGCGAAATGGCTTCGGAACCGGAATATATAATGCTGCTTCTGGGACTTGGGTTCAGGACCTTTTCGATAGCTCCGCCGATAATACCGGAAATAAAAAAACTTGTCCGTTCGGTAACAATAGAATCGTGCAATGTCATCGCAAGAAAGGCTCTTACGATGAACTCCGAACGGGAAGTGATAAATTACCTTCGAAGCGCGGCGATGAAAATTCTGCCGGAAGTATTTTAG